TGTCGGCGACGCGCAGTCGCGACTCCTGCTGAATCACGTCTATCTCCTATGTCTGCCGGTTCTCCGGCCGCCTGCCGCAGCCGGAGCCTGGCGGAACCTGCGCCCGACTGACGCCGGGCGAGTTCGAGCCTTCGCTACTTGGCCTTTTCCAGGATCTCCACGATCCGCCAACGCTTGGTGGCGGAGAGCGGCCGGGTCTCCATGATCAGGACCCGGTCGCCGGTACCGGCGGCGTTCTGCTCGTCGTGCACCTTCAGCTTGCTGGTCCGGCGCATGATCTTGCCGTACAGCGCGTGCTTGACCCGGTCCTCGACCTCGACGACGACGGTCTTGTCCATCTTGTCGCTGACCACCAGGCCCTCACGGACCTTACGGCGCGCCCGCACGGGAGCCGCGGTGGTGTTGTCGGTCTCGCTCATGATGCAGTCACCTCAGTCGGCGCAGCCGAGAGCCCCAGCTCGCGCTCACGCATGATCGTGTAGATCCGGGCGATCTCCCGACGGATGACCTGCAGCCGCCGGTTGTTGTCAAGCTGCCCGGTTGCGGCCTGCACGCGGAGGTTGAACAGCTCCGCCTTGGCCTCCCGCAGCTTCGTGACCAGCTCCTCCTCGGAGAGCTCACGCAGCTCGGAGGCCTTAACGCCCGCTGCCATCAGGACTCACCCACTTCGCGCGTCACAATTCGGCACTTCATCGGGAGCTTGTGGATCGCGCGACGCATGGCCTCGCGCGCGATCTGCTCGTTGGGGAAGGACATCTCGAACAGGATCCGTCCCGGCTTCACGTTGGCCACCCACCACTCGGGCGAACCCTTACCGGAACCCATCCGGGTCTCGGCCGGCTTCTTGGTCAGGGCCTGGTCCGGGAAGACCGAGATCCAGACCTTGCCACCACGCTTGATGTGGCGGGTCATCGCGATACGCGCCGACTCGATCTGGCGGTTGGTCACGTACGCCGGCTCCAGAGCCTGGATCCCGAACTCGCCGAAGACCACCCGGTTACCGCCCTTGGACGCGCCACTGCGGTCCGGGTGGTGCGGCTTGCGGAAGCCCTTCGGGGGCTTGCGCGGCATCAGCATCTGTCAGCCCTCCTGCTGCGTTTCTGCCGGCTGAGTGGCGACCGCGGCGACAGCGGCGCTGTCGACCGGCTCGCCGCTCGGCGTCTCGGCCTGCTGCGCGACCGTGGTCGCGGCGGCGGCCCGGCCGGCCTCGGTACCGCCGGAGGTCGTGCCGGACGAACCGGACCGACCACGACGCGGCCGCTCGGGGCGGTCACCGCGGTCCCGGCGCGGGCGCGACGGAGCCTCGGCCGGAGTCTCCCGACCCGGCACCGCGTCACCCTTGTAGATCCAGACCTTCACGCCGATCCGGCCGAAGGTGGTACGGGCCTCGAAGAAGCCGTACTCGATGTTGGCCCGCAGCGTGTGCAGCGGCACCCGGCCCTCGCGGTAGAACTCGGTCCGGCTCATCTCGGCACCACCGAGGCGGCCCGAGACCTGGACCCGGATGCCCTTGCAGACCGGGTTCTTCATGGCCGACTGCATCGCCTTGCGCATCGCCCGACGGAAGCTGACCCGGCTGGAGAGCTGCTCGGCCACGCCCTGGGCAACCAGCTGCGCGTCCGACTCGGGGTTCTTCACCTCGATGATGTTCAGCTGCACCTGCTTGCCGGTGAGCTTCTCCAGCTTGCCGCGGATCTTGTCGGCCTCCGCACCCTTACGGCCGATGACGATGCCCGGCCGGGCGGTGTGGATGTCGACCCGGACCCGGTCGCGGGTGCGCTCGATGTCGACCTTGGAGATGCCGGCCCGCTCCAGCCCACTGGACATCATCCGGCGGATCTTGACGTCCTCGCCGATGTAGTCCTTGTAGAGCTTGTCCGCGAACCAGCGGGACTTCCAGTCGGTCGAGATGCCGAGCCGGAACCCGTGCGGGTGAACCTTCTGACCCATTACTCGGCGCCCTCCGTCTTGCTCTGCGTCTCCGCCGGCTCAGCCTGCTTCGTCTCGGCCGGCTCAGCCTGCTTGGCCTCCGCCTGCTTCACCGGAGCGGCCTTCTTCGCCGCGGACTTCTTCGGCGCAGCCGGCGCGACAGCCTCGACCGCCACGGTGATGTGGCAGGTCCGCTTGCGGATCCGGTACGCCCGGCCCTGGGCCCGCGGCTGGAACCGCTTCATCGTCGGGCCCTCGTCGACGTACGCCTCGCTGACGAGCAGCGCGTCGGGGTCCAGCCGCTCGTTGTTCTCCGCGTTGGCGATCGCGCTCGCGAGCACCTTGTACACCTGCTCACTCGCCGCCTGCGGCGCGAACTGCAGCACCGTGAGCGCCTCCTTCGCGGGCAGGCCGCGGACGAGGTTGACCACCCGGCGCGCCTTCATCGGCGAAATGCGCACGTGTCGCGCAATCGCCCGCGCGCCCGGAAGCACCGGAGCGTCGCCCTTTCCTGGCATCGCTGTAACCCCTTGATCCTCTATCCGTATGCCCGCGGCTTCAGCGCCGGCGGCTCTTCCGGTCGTCCTTCTCGTGACCCTTGAACGTACGGGTCAACGCGAACTCGCCGAGCTTGTGCCCGACCATCGCCTCGGTCACGAACACCGGGACGTGCTTACGTCCGTCGTGCACCGCGATCGTGTGCCCCAGGAAGTCCGGGGTGATCGTCGAGCGCCGCGACCAGGTCTTGATGACGTTCTTGGTGCCCTTTTCGTTCTGCAGCTCCACCTTCTTGAGCAGGTGGCCGTCCACGAACGGGCCCTTCT
Above is a window of Micromonospora yangpuensis DNA encoding:
- the rpsS gene encoding 30S ribosomal protein S19, translated to MPRSLKKGPFVDGHLLKKVELQNEKGTKNVIKTWSRRSTITPDFLGHTIAVHDGRKHVPVFVTEAMVGHKLGEFALTRTFKGHEKDDRKSRRR
- the rpsC gene encoding 30S ribosomal protein S3, encoding MGQKVHPHGFRLGISTDWKSRWFADKLYKDYIGEDVKIRRMMSSGLERAGISKVDIERTRDRVRVDIHTARPGIVIGRKGAEADKIRGKLEKLTGKQVQLNIIEVKNPESDAQLVAQGVAEQLSSRVSFRRAMRKAMQSAMKNPVCKGIRVQVSGRLGGAEMSRTEFYREGRVPLHTLRANIEYGFFEARTTFGRIGVKVWIYKGDAVPGRETPAEAPSRPRRDRGDRPERPRRGRSGSSGTTSGGTEAGRAAAATTVAQQAETPSGEPVDSAAVAAVATQPAETQQEG
- the rpsQ gene encoding 30S ribosomal protein S17; the protein is MSETDNTTAAPVRARRKVREGLVVSDKMDKTVVVEVEDRVKHALYGKIMRRTSKLKVHDEQNAAGTGDRVLIMETRPLSATKRWRIVEILEKAK
- the rplP gene encoding 50S ribosomal protein L16, with the translated sequence MLMPRKPPKGFRKPHHPDRSGASKGGNRVVFGEFGIQALEPAYVTNRQIESARIAMTRHIKRGGKVWISVFPDQALTKKPAETRMGSGKGSPEWWVANVKPGRILFEMSFPNEQIAREAMRRAIHKLPMKCRIVTREVGES
- the rplV gene encoding 50S ribosomal protein L22; the encoded protein is MPGKGDAPVLPGARAIARHVRISPMKARRVVNLVRGLPAKEALTVLQFAPQAASEQVYKVLASAIANAENNERLDPDALLVSEAYVDEGPTMKRFQPRAQGRAYRIRKRTCHITVAVEAVAPAAPKKSAAKKAAPVKQAEAKQAEPAETKQAEPAETQSKTEGAE
- the rpmC gene encoding 50S ribosomal protein L29, coding for MAAGVKASELRELSEEELVTKLREAKAELFNLRVQAATGQLDNNRRLQVIRREIARIYTIMRERELGLSAAPTEVTAS